One window of Mesoplodon densirostris isolate mMesDen1 chromosome 15, mMesDen1 primary haplotype, whole genome shotgun sequence genomic DNA carries:
- the LOC132502480 gene encoding mitochondrial import receptor subunit TOM22 homolog, translated as MTEIPDTSPSYLTTNQSEERDAYESIILLFYGPLKLGKEKKPKKFIEAAAAGPGVALSPKELLPKGDAEKPEEELEEEDDEELDETLSERLWGLMEMLSERVQSAVGATFDLSLFVAQKMYRFSRAALWIGTTSLMILVFRVVFGTEKFQLKQRQILLGPNSGLSGGMPGALPSLPGKN; from the exons ATGACTGAGATTCCTGACACATCACccagttacctcaccaccaaccaatcagaagaaag AGATGCTTATGAATCTATAATCCTGCTCTTTTATGGTCCACTTAAGCTTGGAAAG gaaaagaaacctaAAAAGTTTATTGAGGCCGCTGCCGCCGGCCCTGGGGTGGCCCTGTCCCCGAAAGAATTGCTTCCGAAAGGCGATGCCGAGAAGCCCgaggaggagctggaggaggaagaCGACGAGGAGTTAGATGAGACTCTGTCGGAGAGACTGTGGGGTCTGATGGAGATGTTGTCGGAGAGGGTCCAGTCCGCGGTTGGAGCCACTTTTGATCTCTCCCTCTTCGTGGCTCAAAAAATGTACAGGTTTTCCAGGGCAGCCTTGTGGATTGGAACCACTTCCCTCATGATCCTGGTTTT CCGGGTCGTCTTTGGGACTGAGAAGTTCCAGCTGAAGCAACGGCAGATACTTCTAGGGCCTAATTCAGGGCTGTCAGGAGGAATGCCCGGGGCTCTACCTTCACTTCCTGGAAAGAACTAG